A single Anopheles funestus chromosome 2RL, idAnoFuneDA-416_04, whole genome shotgun sequence DNA region contains:
- the LOC125761101 gene encoding luciferin sulfotransferase has translation MELEYNPLGDGLRERLDAFFGRRDHFIEVNPGRVVMPKAFADLGDSIRTLPIRSNDVWLMSFPRAGSTWAQEMVWLLGNNLNYDAARNQMQQVRTPLLELSAIFSDDRSVENTVTRHEKIDSVQCVHQMAGRRFIKSHLPWQLHPREMDNVRPKIIYVVRNPKDLCVSYYYYCQLIHRSEGTFEEFCDIFLADQAPIGPMWAHALAFWKRRNQDNMLFLKYEDMKRNLPEVIRRCAQFIDFGRDLTDDEVQKMCDHLQFERMQRNPAVNLEPLMKDSAIIQDDANVKFIRKGEIGDWKNHMNPALSARFDAWIEEHFEGTGLEFDYE, from the exons ATGGAGCTCGAATATAATCCCCTCGGCGACGGTCTCAGGGAACGTTTGGATGCGTTCTTTGGTCGACGGGATCATTTTATTGAGGTGAACCCGGGTCGAGTCGTAATGCCCAAGGCATTTGCTGATCTTGGCGATTCGATCCGTACTCTGCCGATCCGTTCGAACGATGTGTGGCTAATGTCTTTCCCGAGGGCCGGATCAACCTGGGCACAAGAGATGGTATGGCTTCTTGGTAACAATCTCAACTACGATGCGGCCCGCAATCAAATGCAGCAAGTGCGTACACCTCTGCTCGAGCTTTCGGCAATCTTTTCCGATGATCGTAGCGTTGAAAACACTGTGAC CCGAcatgaaaaaatcgattccGTGCAATGTGTCCATCAGATGGCAGGAAGGCGCTTCATTAAATCACACCTACCATGGCAGCTACATCCCCGCGAGATGGATAACGTGCGTCCAAAGATCATCTACGTCGTACGAAATCCCAAGGACCTTTGCGTCTCTTACTACTACTATTGTCAGCTAATCCATCGGTCCGAAGGTACCTTCGAAGAATTTTGTGACATCTTCCTAGCAGATCAGGCTCCGATCGGGCCCATGTGGGCCCACGCATTGGCTTTCTGGAAACGACGCAATCAGGACAATATGCTGTTCTTGAAGTACGAGGACATGAAGCGCAACTTGCCAGAAGTGATACGCCGGTGCGCTCAATTTATCGATTTTGGTCGCGACTTAACGGATGACGAGGTGCAAAAAATGTGTGATCACCTTCAATTCGAACGGATGCAACGTAATCCAGCTGTAAATCTGGAGCCACTTATGAAGGATTCGGCGATCATCCAGGATGACGCTAATGTGAAGTTCATTCGCAAAGGCGAAATTGGTGACTGGAAAAACCATATGAACCCGGCATTGTCCGCGAGATTCGACGCCTGGATAGAGGAGCACTTCGAAGGCACTGGGTTGGAGTTTGATTATGAATGA